The Candidatus Campbellbacteria bacterium genome segment TAAAAAATATAAAAATGGTAGAAGCGGCTCGTGAGGAAGCGCAAAAAATTGTCTCCGAAGACCGAGATATCAAAAAATATCCTCTTTTGAAAGAAAGAATAAACACCTTGAAAGAACTCCACTTCGAATAAAATTGTGGTAATCTCGCTAACCCCCTACCTATTTTGGCACACTCTGATATAGTGGTAATCGGACTCATCTCGAAAAAGAGCAGTTTGGTAAAATAGAAAACAATATGGGCTTATTCAAAAAATGTCTTGTGCGCGCATAGCTCAGTTGGTAGAGCGCAGAGCTTATACCTCTGTGGTCCCTGGTTCGAGTCCAGGTGCGCGCACAAGCTGTTTTTCCCATAAACAAATAGACCGCAACTCGGTTGTTGCGCTAATACTTAATATGAGTAATATAGCGAAGAGAGGGAGGTTTTTATGGGCCACAATATACCTCACAAAGATAAGCTGAGTGGGATCAAGGTTATTGACTATGGCAGTCGAAACAAAGATAACATCGTCTGTCTGACATTCCGTGAGAAAGGTTTCAGCGAGGAGGCGGTGGTTCACTGCGAGATTCTCCTAAAGAGAGTCTATTCCTTCGTCCACCCCGATGGTCCGGAGCCTTATACGGAAAAGATTCCAGGTACTCGTCAGCTCTTGTTCTCTATTCCTGCAGAGGAAGATACAGGAGACGTGAGGTGGTCGGAGTTCAAGCAAGCCCATTTCCAGAAGATCCTTGATGCCTACCTTTTTGACCTGCCCGTACAAAGAAGGTTTGTTCGAGTGGAACAAGCCTACGTCTGAGCCGCACCAAGCGGCTCTTTCTTTTTGTTATACTTAACGCATTAGAAATAATCTTTTTAAATTTATGAACTCATTTGTAGCAAAAAAGATCGGAGAAGTATGCGCTTTCGCGAACGTAGCAAACGAAACTATCACGAGAGCGGAGAGCGCGCTGAGAGAGGTTTATGGAGAGTCGTTTGAAGAAACCAGAGACACATTCAGAGACGTTCACGACGAACTTATTGCTCTTTCCGAGCGTGAAGGTTTAAAGGACGCGGTTTCCGATAAATGCTCTAAAACTTCAGATAAGCTACGCCAGATGCGAGAAACTTACCTTACCTCAGAGGAAGACTGGCAAGACCCGGTAGAAGTACTGGAGTGGTCAAGCTTCTTTTACGGAGCTGGTTACGCCCACTCGGAATTAGTACAGGGCGCGAGCGAAGAGCTAGAAATAGAGAGCTTATCCGAACTGGCAGAAGGTTCATCCAAACTGCATCACGACCTATTGCACCACGCGGTGGACTACCTACGAGACGACGGGAAGAAAAGAGCTCAAGAGTAAGAAAAACAAAAAAACCGGAATGATCCGGTTTTTTGTTTTATTCTTCCGCTGGTTCTTTGGGTTCCAAAGGATTCTTATCAACCCGCTTCGGGGTTACTCCGTGAGCCTCAAGCAGAAGTTCGAATTCTTCATGTTCTATTGTCTCGGTGTCTATCAATTTCTTGGCAACTGCGCGAAGAAGATCCATATGTTCAGTTATTATCTCGCGAGCACGTTCCTCTGATTCATTCATTATTCGCGATACTTCAGAATCTATATTCGCCGAAACCTCCTCGGAATAATCGCTTTCATTAACGGCGCCATAAACCGGTTTGCCTTCATTGGTTTTCAGTGCTATAGGACCGATCTTCTCTGACATTCCATACTTGGTCACCATATCTCGCGCCAGACCGGTAGACACCTGAAGGTCATTTGACGGACCGGTGGTCAGATCATCAAAAAGCATTTGCTCGGCCACATAACCACCAAGCGAAACGGCTATCGTATCCAGAAATTCTCTCTTGGACTGGAATTTGCGCTCTTCAAGAGGAAGGCGTAATACGTAACCCGCGGCACTTCCCCGAGATATGATAGATACTTTGCGCACAGGATCAGCATAAGGCAGCAGAGATGCGATTATGGCGTGTCCGGCTTCGTGATACGCCGTGATCTCTTTTTCTTTTTTCGAAAGAAGATGACTTTTGCGTTCAGGTCCAAGCATCACTTTTTCAATTGAGCGAATCAGGTCGTATTGAGACACTTTCTTTCTGCTCTCTCGCGCCGCCAATATAGCACCTTCGTTCATAAGAGAATAAAGATCTGCTCCGGAAAATCCGGGAGTTCTATCCGCAATCACTTCTAGATTAACGTCCTCAGCTAAAGGTATCTGGCCCACGTGTACTTTCAAAATCTCTTTCCTGTCATCACGATCCGGTAGCGAGATGACCACTCGTCGATCAAATCGACCGGGGCGCAAAAGCGCCGGATCCAACACGTCCGGACGGTTAGTAGCCGCCATAACGATAACCTTTTCGTTGGGTTCAAAGCCGTCCATCTCAACAAGGATCTGATTCAGTGTTTGCTCTCTTTCGTCGTTTCCACCGCCTGTACCACCACCACGAACGCGGCCAACGGCGTCTATTTCGTCGACGAATATGATCGCCGGCGCGGCTTTCTTTGCGAGCTTAAATAGATCGCGAACCCTACTGGCGCCGACTCCGACGAACATTTCAACGAACTCAGAGCCGGAAATAGAAAAGAAGGGCACACCTGCTTCTCCTGCCACTGCCCTTGCCATCAAAGTCTTACCGGAACCTGGAGGTCCCATCAAAAGCACGCCTTTTGGTATACGCGCTCCGATCTGCAAGAACTTTTTAGGATTTTTCAGAAAATCCACGATCTCGGTTAATTCTTCTTTTGCCTCTTTGTTTCCTGCTACTCCCTTGAAAGTAACTCTTTGCTTCTTGTCGCCCGGCTCAGTTAACCTGGCTTTGGATTGCCCAAAGTTAAACGCCTGCATTCCCGAGCCCTTGACCTGTCTTGATAAGTACCAGAACAAAAGCACAATAAAGGCAAGAGGTATCAAGAAAGGAGCCATGGTTGTTAAGAAAACCATAATACCGCTAGGGCTCTTTATAGTGATCTCGGGTGAATTATCTTCCGAAAGATCAACTCCATAGTTACCTAACGTCTCAGAAAGAGCGGTGCCGTCTTCTTTGCGAACTCGCCTTTCCCTATCGTCTTGATAAGTAACGGTAGCCATATTCCCCTCAACCACGATCTCTGTGATCTCGCCCCGCCTGATGTCACTAGCAAGAGTTGAAATGGCAATTTGCTCCGGTTGGGTTTCCTCGGCCACAAGTGACCAAACCAAAGAAAACAACACCAAGATCAGTGTTACTGTTAACACATTCTTCCAAAAATTGTTGTCGTTTTCCGGTTTTTCCGGTCCGCCGGAGTTGCCGTTTGGTTTTGGCGGTTTAATATCCTTTTTGTTTTTATTCTGATTGTTGCCTGGCATTTGTTCGCTCATATAAGTATTATACACTTTAATATCCACCCATAATAGCTGATCACCTACGCCAAATAGTAAAGTTGGCGCCATGGACGTGATACAATTTCCCTACTATATAGAAAATGACATTAATACACAACAAAAAAGCCCTGCGAGACTATGAAGTGATCGATAAGTTCGAAGCTGGTATCGAGCTTTTTGGCTTTGAGGTCAAAAGCTTGCGTTCAGGCCAAGGATCTTTGGCTGGGTCTTACGTAACAGTAAATCCTTTCGGAGCTATACTGCAAAAAGCTAATATTCCCCCTTTTCAAGCCCAAAATGTCTCTGAAGACTATGATCCGGAGCGCCCACGTCGGCTTTTATTTCACAAAAAAGAGTTGGTCTCGCTGTCTCAAAAGCTGGGCACCCCTGGATTGACTCTAATACCTATATCGTTGTATAATAGGAGAGGTTTGATAAAGGTTGATGTTGCTCTAGCGCGCGGAAGAAAGAAACACGACAAGCGAGAGCAGATCAAAAAACGAGACGAGGAACGGAACATTGAAAGAGAAATAAAACAAAACGTCAGATTTTAAGTCTGTTCGTCTATTACCTTAGAGCGTAGTTTATAGTCTCGCTCTTCGAGCATCGCTTCATCAGTGTACGGCTCAATCGATCGTACTAATTACTGAGAGCCAAGTTTGTCGCTCGAGAGCGAGGTCTATACACGAAGCGAACCTTTGGGGATGATCGGCTTCGACGTTTGAAGACGTGAGTGCTGTGCGTTGCGGGAGCGGTGCGCTTCCACAACAAAGCACCATAAAGATACCTGCAAACACAAATTCAGGATCTGTCGCTTCGCCTTATCAGGCAAGTGATTTCGCCTACGCAGTAGCGTAACTTGGCGACGTGAGAGCGTTTGACGCCCGATACAGCGTCTCTCGCGGCATAACATTCGGGCTGGAGAACTGATTTCTCGAGTCACGTTCTCGAGACCTTTAGAGATCGGAGACGGACTATTTAGTAGTCGTTTGAGGTTCGTCTCTTAAACTTACAAACGTCTACTAGGCAACGTAGACGCACACTCACTCTTCATTCGCACGCGGGTTCGATTCCCGCCATCTCCACAGCAAAAGAAACGCCCGAGCTTGCCTCGGGTTTTTTCTTTTGCCTGTAGAATAGTGAGGGAATCGAAAGCCGGAAGCCCGCATCCGGGGGACGAATAAGGGCTGAGGCGGGGTCGCAAGTACTTTGTGATCGCAGATTACGAAGTAATCGAGAACACTTAGTAACTTGTGACCGATTCCCGCACGAAAGCAACAAATGCCACCAGTTCTCCCTAGGTTTAGCCTAGGGTGTTAGCGAACAATTATATCGAGGCGAGCTGACGCCGATTCCCGCCACGCAAAAAAACAGAACCCTAACGCATTGCTGCGTTAGGGTTTAAAACTACATCGTATCTACGAACCACGAGCCTCGGCCATAGATACAAGGATATTTCTTTCATGAATACCGATGATCTCCTTTGCACATGGGTCGCCGGTCTGTCGAAGGATATCGATTACCCTCTCGGCGACACCCTCTCCGTTGTTCTCGTTGTACCAGTAGACGTTGAGTTCATCAACATCCGCGAACGAAAGCTTGAGGGCGCGACCTTTGACGTAGTCGAACTCAACTTCCCCGTTGGGAAATTCTCCGAGTTCCTCTGCCACGATGGGCTGGGGATCGTATCGCAACGCCCCCATACCTACAGGCCTAGCCGCGTTGTAAAGTGCAGCGAAGACCTTACGGCGAGAGAGTCCTTCGATTGACACCATCTGCTTCATAGAGCCTCCCATAAAGGACCAATTGGAGTTGGTCACTTCTATCTTTATTAGAGCATATTTATAATAATTCGTCAAATCAAACAAGTGTTTTTCGTATGAAAAATTTTCCAGGTGGCCAACCTGCCAGGTTGACCGCTAGAGAAAGTGCGGTATAGTCCAATTCAGACGGGCTGTGTCGTATTAAACCTCTACCCAAAGGAGGATGTAATGAGTCAGGCTAAGTCGCAATACGAACCGACATTTCCTAAGTCCCACGCGCTCCTTCTACATGTGTATAAAAACGCAATACAATCAAACGGCGAAGAAAGCGTTGTTTGGTGTGAGCGCCTAACGGCCTTAATTAAGGGATGGAAGACCTTTAAGAAAGATGGGCTACTTCCCCCGTTCTTCACAAATAATTTCGGAAGAGATGTCCAGGATGTTATGAAACAAGTTCATGACGATCTTGACACCAGTAAGCTAACCGAGATGCAGAGTTCGATGACTTTTGGCGTAGCTAGTCTCCAAATGTCTTTCGAAGGCCATCAAGTTCACAGGTAACGAGTAAATTTTCGGCCTCGCGACTAAGTCGCGAGGCCGTTTTTTAATAAAATAACTACTTCCCCCTAGGTTAAACCTAGGGGGAAAGTTAGGAAACAATGCGTCATATTTAGAAGCGGTCGTCAGAAACATAGGAATTTATAGTAAAAACTGTGGCATAATACAAAGCATGAATTCATCCAAGTCAGCCGCGAGCGTATTCCGCCGCAGGAGAAGAACCATTATCGTGTTAATATTTTTAGCTGCTGGAGCCACCCTGCTCTACTTCCTGTTTTTTCGAACGGCAACCTTAGGCCCTATCGCTGAGAAAAAAAGGATGGCACAACTCGAAGCAGCAAAGCCACACTACGAACTAAAAGCGTTCGAATCGGACGGATGCTCTTTTAATATTTCACAAGGGTGGAGCACTTCCGTAAAAGGTCTATCAAAGATCTCGCCGGCTATTGCTGAGCGATACGCAAACGCTGAAAACATCCCGTTCGAGGAAGCGTGCATACAGCACGATAAGATCTACCACAAAGGTGAAGGCGGCTATGGCAGAAGACTACAAGCCGACAACGCACTAAGAGCAGAGATCATTTCTTACGGCATAAATAACACCGAAGAAATTAAGCGGAGGACCAACCTCAGCACAAACGAAGAAGCTATCTTTCTGTATGAAACGATTGCGGAGGCAGTGTATTACGCCGTCAGAGTAGGAGGAGCCCCTTGTACCGGCATGCCCTATGCGTGGGGATTTGGATACGGCAGTGGTGTCTGTACTTCTCCCTAGGTTTAACCTCGGGAGAGACAAAACAGTGGGAGTCTGGACAAAAGTTGCAAGATTTGGACTTTTTGTTATCCTCTCCGAGGACTCGAGAGTCCGGAAAGGAAGGAAATGATGAAGAAGATTTTCACCGCCGTACTGTTTCTCGCTCTCGTGAGCGTTACCGCTGCTGGTAGCGCAAGCTGTGGTTCTTGCTGGGCGTTCTGATTTTCACGCGTCCTCAGTTCAAAACCCCCTACGCCATTTTGGTGTAGGGGGTTTTTATTTGCAGATAAACCTTTAAAACAGTCAACCTGCCAGGTTGACTGTTTAAACTACCACGTAAACTTATACCTGTATCGATCGTCTCCTCTATGTATAGATTGCAGAATTTCCATATGCGCTTCCTCTGAGCCCGATCCGAGAGCTACCATTTTCTCAAAATATCCTTTGTGATAATACTCAAGCAACAAGTGATTCCGATAGTGTAATAAATCCATAACGAGTACATGTCTCTCTCCTGAAAATTCCACTCCTACAAATTCACCGGCATCGTACACTTTGTTCCATGCATTTGGGCCGGCTTTATAGATACCACCCATAGAAGCAAATCTGAATATAATAGATTTAAAAAATGAGTTCTTTAAGCCAATCGCTCCGAGTTCCTCGATATCTTCGGTTGCCCAGGAAAACAAATGGGTGGCAGTGAGCAGTATCGCTCCTGAGTAACCCAACGGGTACCACTCGTGATATTTGAAACTCAAATAGATCGATAGGATGACCTATCTCTTTTAATTTTTCTTCAATTTTTTTAGCGCTTCCTTCTCCTTCTTTATGTTTAATAGCTTCAATTGTATCTTCTTCCAACGAAGCACCGCGGATATATCCACTGAACGTCATACACCTGTCCGCCTCGTGCTTGAGCGCGTCAAGCGTCCCCACATCAAGCGTGTCTTTGGTCGGGTCCTCTGCGCTGAGTTTTAATTCTTCTGTTGAGTCCATATGTAAGCTACGATAGATGCTTTTAGTTTATCAGATATCCCAGACTAAACGTTCGTACCATTTCTTTTTCCAAGCTCCACAAGGATTCATTGATCTCTCCTTCGCGGACTATTATGTGGTCTTCTGTCATAGGATCGCACTCTTCTTCAGGGATTAACTCTTCTCCCCCAAAGCATTCCGTAGTCAAATCTTCAACGCGCACCCGCATCCAGATATACCCTGACTCTCCCCAACTTTCAGGCTTGTTTTCGGGCACGAGATAGGCAGCGAATGGCGTACCGTCTTCTAGGACATACATCTGTGACTCCTGAGTCAACTCAAAGCCAGGATCAAAATCAATCGGCTCTGTCTCGCCTATCAATCCCTCGGTCGGTATACCTTCAGGATATACGGAAACATGAGTCACGTTCGCAAAATGATCAAACGGAGGCGTAACCGGTACTCCAGCCGGTTTTACATATGCGCTGAACATAGGAGTTATTTCCGAAGAGGACTCAAATTGCCAATCGTACGGTCTGTCAAAGGAAAAACCGTAATCAGAGCTTTCAAATGTTTGCGGATCAGTGATTGTTACTCCCTCATCACCAGAGCCGTTACCTTGATCTTCGGACGCAAAGTAGTTCACCCAGACAAAAACTCCGACCAGAGCCACCAATAAGATCAAAAATAATCCTTTTTTATTCATATACGTAGATTATTAATTGCAAAATTCATACCGGCACTATAACACAATTACTAAAGCGAATTTTGGAAGCCTTGCTTCCAAATAAAAAACGCCCACATATAAAGGGCGCTTTTTATTTTTCCGCTTCATCAATTTTCTCTAGATCTTACTCAGTCTCTATCTCTCCTTCCGCTGTTATTGTAAACTCAAGCGTTTCTTCAACGGTAGGTTCTACCGAAATAGATTCTCCTTCTTCTCGAGTATAGATCTCAACCGTAGCTTGCATAGATCCTTCAGACTCGGCGTTAAATTCGAGGGATCTTACGATAATGCTATCTCCAAGAATTTCAGCGTCTACTTGTTCCAGTCCTGCGTCTGACTGGACAAAAGAAACCAAATAATCAAAGGTTCCCGTACCTCCGGTATTAAACGACATGTGGGCGAGAACATAGGTTTCCCCGTTTGCTTCTGCTACTTGAAACTTGTCTCCAAGGATCGCGAATCCTTCGGTCTGAACAGTACCGTCTACCTCAAACGAACCTTCTCCGCCTTCTAGCGTCACCTGTGAGTCCACGTCAGGTACAGTAACAGTAGCTGACTCCAACTGCGCCCTGACTTCATCTTCATCCATTGCAGAGTCGTCAGTTTCTTCGGGTTCCTCTGTCTCTTCTTGAACTTCACCGTTGGTTTCGTTGTCTGGATCTGGAGAGCCATTATCGGTTGCTTCATCTCCTCCACGTAGCCATAGCACCAAAAGCAGGCCTACGACGAGGAGTATTATGATCAGTGTTGTTTTATTCATAAATTTTTCTCTTACTTCTAATGGTTTTAGTATAACACTTTTTGAACATACGAAAGACAAATGTAAATTTGATATAGAACAATCTCCACTGTAGTATATAGACATATATGTCTACCCCGCGCTCAGGCAAATTTGACCAAAGCAACTTCCTTTTTATCGTAAAGTTCTTTGCCGTTGTAATGATAGCGGCATTTTCTGCTGAATACTTGGCAGATAGCACTGTCAAATTTTTGCCGATGAATGACATCGAATTCAATTACGAGACAGCTCACCTGCAAAATAACAGCGCCAGCA includes the following:
- the ftsH gene encoding ATP-dependent zinc metalloprotease FtsH; translation: MSEQMPGNNQNKNKKDIKPPKPNGNSGGPEKPENDNNFWKNVLTVTLILVLFSLVWSLVAEETQPEQIAISTLASDIRRGEITEIVVEGNMATVTYQDDRERRVRKEDGTALSETLGNYGVDLSEDNSPEITIKSPSGIMVFLTTMAPFLIPLAFIVLLFWYLSRQVKGSGMQAFNFGQSKARLTEPGDKKQRVTFKGVAGNKEAKEELTEIVDFLKNPKKFLQIGARIPKGVLLMGPPGSGKTLMARAVAGEAGVPFFSISGSEFVEMFVGVGASRVRDLFKLAKKAAPAIIFVDEIDAVGRVRGGGTGGGNDEREQTLNQILVEMDGFEPNEKVIVMAATNRPDVLDPALLRPGRFDRRVVISLPDRDDRKEILKVHVGQIPLAEDVNLEVIADRTPGFSGADLYSLMNEGAILAARESRKKVSQYDLIRSIEKVMLGPERKSHLLSKKEKEITAYHEAGHAIIASLLPYADPVRKVSIISRGSAAGYVLRLPLEERKFQSKREFLDTIAVSLGGYVAEQMLFDDLTTGPSNDLQVSTGLARDMVTKYGMSEKIGPIALKTNEGKPVYGAVNESDYSEEVSANIDSEVSRIMNESEERAREIITEHMDLLRAVAKKLIDTETIEHEEFELLLEAHGVTPKRVDKNPLEPKEPAEE
- the smpB gene encoding SsrA-binding protein SmpB encodes the protein MTLIHNKKALRDYEVIDKFEAGIELFGFEVKSLRSGQGSLAGSYVTVNPFGAILQKANIPPFQAQNVSEDYDPERPRRLLFHKKELVSLSQKLGTPGLTLIPISLYNRRGLIKVDVALARGRKKHDKREQIKKRDEERNIEREIKQNVRF